CGGACTTCTCCGTCCGGACGAAGACGGTCACGCACGACCGCATCGAGTCCATCCTCGGCGTCTCGCTGGATAGCCGCGAGGTCATCGACTACGCCGAGCGCGCTGGCCTCGACGCGAGCGAGACTGAATCTGACGACGGTGTGGCATACGACGTTGAGGTCCCACCGTACCGCGTCGATGTCATCCACCCGCTGGACATCATCGACGACATCGGCCGGGCGCTCGGATTCAACAGCCTCGAACCGACTTACCCCGACGTGTCGACGGTCGGCGGTCGGCATGAACGGTCTCGGCTTGAGGACGCCGCCCGCGACGCTCTGGTCGGGCTGGGCTTCGAGGATTTGCTGAACTTCCACATGATAAACGAGGCCGAGAACTTCGAGCGAATGGGCCTTGACCCCGACAACCCGGACGGGGATGTCGTCGGCCAGACCGACCCGGTCACCATTCAGGAGCCCTACAGCGAGGACTACACCATTCTCCGGACGTGGGCGCTCCCGTCCATCATGATGGTGCTGGAAAACAACACCCACCGGAGCTACCCGCAGGACCTCGCCGAAATCGGGCTGGCCGCCGGTCTCGACGACTCGGAGAACACCGGCGTCGCCGAACACCGCACTGTTGCCGCCGCGCTCGCGCGCACGGACGCCTCATACGAGGACGCGAAGGCCCGCCTGCAGGCGCTCGCCGACGCCTTCGACAAGGACCTCGAAACGCCACCAACCACGCATCCGTCGTTCATCGGCGGCCGCGCCGCCGAGGTCGTCCTCGACGGTGAATCGGCCGGTGTCATCGGCGAGATTCATCCGAAAGTGCTCGTCGAGCACGACCTGGAGCTGCCGGTCGCAGCATTCGAGTTCCGGCTGGACGCGCTGGAATAGCTTCGACTGCGAGCGGAGTGAGCGTCCAATTCTCTCCGCGCTGCTCTACTTGTCGCTCGGGTACACGTACTCTACGTCGCTCGGTTTTCCTGTGGCCTCTTCGTCGGTTTCGACCACGATGGTCGAGGAGAGCTTGTTGAACAGCCGCAGGCCCTCTTCCTCGTAGGCAAGCCAGCCGACGAGGATGTCGATGGGGAGCAGGAACGCCTTCCCGAAGCTCTCGATGGCTGCCGTGCCGTAATCGATGGCGTTGCCGCGTTCGTCTGTCACGGCGATGTTCATCACCATTTTCCCGACCGACTGCCCTTGCCGGCCTTCGAGCACTGTCCAGTAGACGAACAGCCCGAGCCCGTTCAGGCCGGTGACCGGAGTGGTACCCGAGAGGCCGCCGGCCAGGAGAGAGAACACGCCAGCGGTCTCGCCAAGTGCGGAGAGGACGGCACCGACGAGCAGGATGTCGAGGAGCCACGCGAGAAAGCGGTCGTCCCAGGCGGCGATGTGCAGGGTGCGGGGACTGTCATCCATGCTGGCGGTTCGCCGTAACTGTACTTCAAGATTCGCCGGCTACAGGTCCACGCCGACGGCGTCCTCGGCCGAGTCGAAGCCGTCCTCCGCGAGCAGGTCGAGCAGCCCCTCGTTGATTTCGCGGGCGATGGACGGGCCGCGGTACACTAGGCCGGTGTACAGTTGGACGAGTGAAGCCCCGGCCCGAATCTTCCGGTATGCACCCTCCGCCGTCGAGACGCCGCCGACGCCGACGACGGGCACGTCGACGCGCTCGGCGACGAACCGGACCATCTCGGTCGCCTGGTTCTCGATCGGCTTCCCCGAGAGGCCGCCCGTCTCGACCGCGTTCGGCGAGCGCAGACTGGCGGGCCGTTCCGTCGTCGTGTTGGTCGCGACGACGCCGTCTAGGTCGAGTTCAGTCACCAGATCAAGTGCATCCTCAACTGCCGGCTCGGGGAGGTCCGGCGAGAGCTTCACGAGCAGCGGGGCCGCGCCAGCGTCCTGTAGCTCACTGAGGATCGCTTCCATCGCGTCGCGGTTCTGGAGCTCCTCGAAGCCCTCCGAGTTTGGACAGGAGACGTTGACGACGAAGAAGTCCCCGCCTTCGGCGACGCGTTCGTACGTGGTCCGGTAGTCGTCGGGGGCCTCGCTCGTTCCGACGTGTTCGGTCTTGGCGATGTTGACGCCGACCGGGAACGGCGCATCGACGTTCTTCAGTCGCTCGCCGATGACGATGGCCCCGTCGTTGTTCAGGCCCATTCGGTTGATGATGGCCTCGTCCTCCCTGAGCCGGAACATCCGCGGGCGGGCGTTGCCGGCCTGTGGCTCGGCCGTGACGCCGCCGACCTCGGCGAAACCGAAGCCGAGCGACGCCAGCGCTCCGGGGATGGTCGCGTTCTTGTCGAAGCCGGCCGCGACCCCAACTGGGTTGTCGAAGGTCTGGTCAAACGCCTCCACTGCGAGTCGGTCGTCAGCGACGGTGTAGCGGTCGGCCATCGCCTCGGCGACCCGCGTTCCGTCGACTGCCTCCAGCAGTCGGTGGACGCTCCGGTTGGCAGTTTCGGCTGGCAGTGAAAACAGGAGTGGTTTCGCGATATCGTAGGGTCTCATTGTGATGGTAGTCCGGTTGGCCCGAAAAACAGTGGTGACCGGTTGATATCGGGCGATGGCTCCGGCATCTCCGCCCGGTGGCACTGTGTCACCGTCGATGGTGCCTCAAAAGTCGTGTTCGACCTCTTCGGGGTCGGCCTTCTGGATGATAATCTTGTTGTCACGGACGCGGACGAACACCTCGTCGCCGATCTCCATCCCGGCCACGGCCAGCTCGTCTTCGTGAATGTTGATATGTACGTTGTGGTACTCGCCGTCCTCATCTTTGGCGCCACTCGGGCTGAGCTTCTTCTTTCGCACCATCGCGCTATCCTACTCCGCACTTCACCGCAGGATACACTTAAGTCTACCGTGCCGCCGGCCGCTGGCTGGTGGTTTTGTGGACGCGCGTGACGATTTCGACCCGAATATTCGGCTTGAACTGGCCGGTTTGCTGGTTTGAACCGGTACGTGATGGCTTCAATTTATAAAGGTACCCCCCGACGGAGGGCGGATTGGGGGGTATATTTATGTTCTGCCATGTGCTGAATTGGCATGGAGCGGTGAAATCCATGGCACCCGACAGTGACAAGCGCAACTTCGCACTGCGCGAAGACGGTGACGAATCGAGCGTCTTCTCGGGCGGAACACCTCGACAGGCTGCGCTGAAGGCAGCACGTCGACTCGAGCCGGCCGACGGTGAAGATCAGGCTGACCCTGAGGAGATACGACTACGGGAGAAAGGAACCCACAAAGTCCACATCTACGAGGCGTGGGCATGGGTCGAGGAAGCACCCGACGACAAACCCGACTGGATGCCCGGCGACATCACGAAAGGGAACGTCTCGAAGCAGGGCGTCGAACACCTAGACGAGATCTAGGTCGCATTCCCGACATTTTCGGTGCAACGCCCGGCCGGTAGCGGCTGCTGTAACTGTTCGTGCGCGCGCGGAGTCGACGTCTGTTTCGGCGTCCCATTCCCGACACGCCGTACTGACCGTCTGCAGTCGTGTGCAACACTCTCCCCCGTGTAATCTTGTCCCGTAGGCGACTCCCTTCGACGGGGTTAAGTGTGGCTCACCCATCGGAATGAAATGCGAACGCGGACAGGGGCCGACGCCCCCGAACGAACGCACTCGTTCCGACGCCCTTAAGTGTAACAGGGCATTCGGAATGAACGCGAAGGTCGCTCGCGTCGTGCGGTTCGACGCGAGCCCCATCCGATGCCCTTAAGTGTAATAGGGCACTCGGAATGAACGCGAACGACGTTCGGTCGGGGTGTTGAACCCCTGCCGACACGGACCAGGCGGGATCGACTCGCCAACGAAACTCGAAGCCTTTATGGTGGCTTCGAGACAACAATCAGGTCCGAAGAAATGAGGATTCCACCCCTGCGGTCCGCCGTCAAGATGGGATCTGATGTTAGCCCTGATAGTTCGGTGACACTCGGTCGACGGGTGTCCTCGAACACCCTTCGATAGCGACCACACCCATTATATGGGTGTGATCCCGCCTAACCCCCCGGCATTGTGCCGGGATACATTCCGGTTGATCCTGCCGGAGGCCATTGCTATCGGAGTCCGATTTAGCCATGCTAGTCGCACGGGCTTAGACCCGTGGCATATAGCTCAGTAACACGTGGCCAAACTACCCTACAGACCGCGATAACCTCGGGAAACTGAGGCCAATAGCGGATATAACTCTCAGGCTGGAGTGCCGAGAGTTAGAAACGTTCCGGCGCTGTAGGATGTGGCTGCGGCCGATTAGGTAGATGGTGGGGTAACGGCCCACCATGCCGATAATCGGTACGGGTTGTGAGAGCAAGAACCCGGAGACGGTATCTGAGACAAGATACCGGGCCCTACGGGGCGCAGCAGGCGCGAAACCTTTACACTGCACGACAGTGCGATAGGGGGACTCCGAGTGCGAGGGCATATAGCCCTCGCTTTTCTGTACCGTAAGGTGGTACAGGAACAAGGACTGGGCAAGACCGGTGCCAGCCGCCGCGGTAATACCGGCAGTCCAAGTGATGGCCGATATTATTGGGCCTAAAGCGTCCGTAGCCGGCCGGACAAGTCCGTTGGGAAATCGACGCGCTCAACGCGTCGGCGTCCAGCGGAAACTGTCCGGCTTGGGGCCGGAAGACCTGGGGGGTACGTCCGGGGTAGGAGTGAAATCCTGTAATCCTGGACGGACCACCAATGGGGAAACCACCTCAGGAAGACGGACCCGACGGTGAGGGACGAAAGCTAGGGTCTCGAACCGGATTAGATACCCGGGTAGTCCTAGCTGTAAACGATGCTCGCTAGGTGTGCCGTAGGCTACGAGCCTGCGCTGCGCCCTAGGGAAGCCGAGAAGCGAGCCGCCTGGGAAGTACGTCTGCAAGGATGAAACTTAAAGGAATTGGCGGGGGAGCACCACAACCGGAGGAGCCTGCGGTTTAATTGGACTCAACGCCGGAAATCTCACCGGTCCCGACAGTAGTAATGACGGTCAGGTTGACGACTTTACCCGACGCTACTGAGAGGAGGTGCATGGCCGCCGTCAGCTCGTACCGTGAGGCGTCCTGTTAAGTCAGGCAACGAGCGAGACCCGCACTTCTAGTTGCCAGCAATACCCTTGAGGTAGTTGGGTACACTAGGAGGACTGCCGCTGCTAAAGCGGAGGAAGGAACGGGCAACGGTAGGTCAGTATGCCCCGAATGGACCGGGCAACACGCGGGCTACAATGGCTCTGACAGTGGGATGCAACGCCGAGAGGCGACGCTAATCTCCAAACGGAGTCGTAGTTCGGATTGCGGGCTGAAACCCGCCCGCATGAAGCTGGATTCGGTAGTAATCGCGTGTCAGAAGCGCGCGGTGAATACGTCCCTGCTCCTTGCACACACCGCCCGTCAAAGCACCCGAGTGGGGTCCGGATGAGGCCGTCATGCGACGGTCGAATCTGGGCTCCGCAAGGGGGCTTAAGTCGTAACAAGGTAGCCGTAGAGGAATCTGTGGCTGGATCACCTCCTACTGATCGGGATCAGGCCTCTGGCCTGACCCACCTTTCGGTGTTCGAGAACTCCGTCGACCGGGCACCTATGAACTATCAGGGCTAACAACCGTGCGGATCTGCCGGGCCCATAGCTCAGCGGGAGAGCGCCGCCTTTGCAAGGCGGAGGCCCTGGGTTCAAATCCCAGTGGGTCCATACGACGTGCCAGCCCCGAACCGTGCCCCTTAAGTGTGGGACGGCGATGGGATATGGTACGACGACAGATGCACCAGGCCGGGTGAAACCGAGCCTGGGAAGGGTCGATTCGCCCACCATCTCCACCTTGGGGGCGAATATGAAACCGTGTGTACGTGCGATCCAGGCGTCCACTGGACTCGTTCAGTTGAACGGGTCACAACGACGTTGGCTACTATGCCAGCTGGTGGATTGCTCGGCTCAGGCGCTGATGAAGGACGTGCCAAGCTGCGATAAGCCATGGGGAGCCGCACGGAGGCGAAGAACCATGGATTTCCGAATGAGAATCTCTCTAACAATTGCTTCGCGCAATGAGGAACCCCGAGAACTGAAACATCTCAGTATCGG
The genomic region above belongs to Haloarcula hispanica ATCC 33960 and contains:
- the pheT gene encoding phenylalanine--tRNA ligase subunit beta, giving the protein MPVVDVDPDELRYLTGHDEKDDDELKSDLFNLGLEFEGWTEDDEFQLEFAPDRLDRLSVEGVARSLRYHYGDDRGVEVPNTNSADWSIEVEDQPDERPYVTGAIVRGLDMDEAALESLIQLQEKLHATMGRKRAKGAIGVHDLTMLKGDSVTDETGKSITYTSADPDEATFVPLDADAEMTPSEVMASHETGQTYGDLVADFDRVPAIYDAIGLFSFPPVINGRRTEVSVDSRDLFIEMTGTDQWTIDHMCNIVCYALAARGGQVEKVDVSYADDAPGEYAGKTLERPDFSVRTKTVTHDRIESILGVSLDSREVIDYAERAGLDASETESDDGVAYDVEVPPYRVDVIHPLDIIDDIGRALGFNSLEPTYPDVSTVGGRHERSRLEDAARDALVGLGFEDLLNFHMINEAENFERMGLDPDNPDGDVVGQTDPVTIQEPYSEDYTILRTWALPSIMMVLENNTHRSYPQDLAEIGLAAGLDDSENTGVAEHRTVAAALARTDASYEDAKARLQALADAFDKDLETPPTTHPSFIGGRAAEVVLDGESAGVIGEIHPKVLVEHDLELPVAAFEFRLDALE
- a CDS encoding RDD family protein, with protein sequence MDDSPRTLHIAAWDDRFLAWLLDILLVGAVLSALGETAGVFSLLAGGLSGTTPVTGLNGLGLFVYWTVLEGRQGQSVGKMVMNIAVTDERGNAIDYGTAAIESFGKAFLLPIDILVGWLAYEEEGLRLFNKLSSTIVVETDEEATGKPSDVEYVYPSDK
- a CDS encoding quinone-dependent dihydroorotate dehydrogenase — encoded protein: MRPYDIAKPLLFSLPAETANRSVHRLLEAVDGTRVAEAMADRYTVADDRLAVEAFDQTFDNPVGVAAGFDKNATIPGALASLGFGFAEVGGVTAEPQAGNARPRMFRLREDEAIINRMGLNNDGAIVIGERLKNVDAPFPVGVNIAKTEHVGTSEAPDDYRTTYERVAEGGDFFVVNVSCPNSEGFEELQNRDAMEAILSELQDAGAAPLLVKLSPDLPEPAVEDALDLVTELDLDGVVATNTTTERPASLRSPNAVETGGLSGKPIENQATEMVRFVAERVDVPVVGVGGVSTAEGAYRKIRAGASLVQLYTGLVYRGPSIAREINEGLLDLLAEDGFDSAEDAVGVDL
- a CDS encoding non-histone chromosomal MC1 family protein, coding for MAPDSDKRNFALREDGDESSVFSGGTPRQAALKAARRLEPADGEDQADPEEIRLREKGTHKVHIYEAWAWVEEAPDDKPDWMPGDITKGNVSKQGVEHLDEI